In the genome of Ictalurus punctatus breed USDA103 chromosome 3, Coco_2.0, whole genome shotgun sequence, the window ACGCTTCTCTTGCGCTGATGATCACTTGTTTTCTAACTCTGTGAAGCAAATGTgcgctttttttcttttttcttttccctttcaaAAAGTATAGTGGTGATGATGTAATGGAATGCTCTAAGAGTTCCAGTCCATAGACCAGCATGAAGTTTTGGGTTTAAGTGGTTCTACTCTCACTATTAGTCACTTAGACACTTACGTAGGAGTTTGGGctgatttctttgtttttatagcGCGGCACAACGTTAAACGGGACTGTAATGTATAGATGGATAATGTGAATGTAACTCGCcgataaaaagcatgatgtgcTCTCTAATCGGTAttctataagaggaataaaacacttcgggacggGCTTCAGAGTCGTAACGGTAATTCTGCGTTATATTGGactacatcacaccaccccatggttgattgttttcctatagtggcatgccctgaagtgttttttttttttttttttttggggggggggggggggggggggtttcccttacagaaataaaactttaaaatgaGTCTAAAACTTTCACTTGCAGTTaatatgaaattatatatatatatatatatatatatatatatatatatatatatatatatatatatatatataagtagtATACCAAGAATGCTTTCTCTTCACGATGCACCAGTCATACTGCTATATCATCACAATCCGAAAATGAGAATTGAGATTCCAGAGTGTTCCAGTGATATAAATATTGTCAGTATATCGAACGTAtacgtgatgttttttttgttcccgTTCTCCTCAGCTGGTACACCCTGGATTCCCGTCcgggcaaaaagaaaaaagagcgAGGGAAGATCCAGGTGAGCATCCAGTTCATGAGGAACAACATGACGGCCAGCATGTTCGACCTGTCCATGCGCGACAAGCCGCGCTCACCGTTCTCCAAGCTCAAGGACAAGGTGAAGGGTCGTAAGCACGACTCGGACACCTCTTCAGCCATCTTGCCTCGTTCGGCGCAGTGCGATGCTGAATCCCAGCTCCCTCAACACGTCTCCGACCAGAAACCTCCGCACAAGACTAGTACGCTGGAGCCCAAACCCAAACGCTCGCTCCTCCCCGGGACTCAGAAACTCTCAGCTGCGCACTCCATGTCCGATCTAGTAGGAACAAACTTCAGGCCCAAGACGGACTCTGTGAACTCCATGGAGGAGAGCGGTGAGACTCTTGTTCTCTTTCTAACCTCGGGCTTGCTGAAGAATGTCCAGGTGTCCCCCGCCATCTGAGTGGGTTGATGGGTGTTATtaaagaatacattttaaactgaAACACCTCCATTTTAAGGAGTAAAGATTTTATGCACTGTTTATTCTGTTTGAATGGAATCTTGCTGCGTCTAGCTCGTCTGTACGATCGCTCGGTCTGATTCTAAGTGAAGTTTAACTGCGTAAAATACGACTCAGTCCTGATGTGACTTGAATTCAAAAAGTGAGTCAAAACATTCTAGGAAGTAAGATATTCTGGATATCTGGATTTTAAGAACAGCAAAAAATACATCAGGATCAAGGTTTGACCCTCAATAATCTCAAAGCAGACATTAGGTGGGTGCTATGGCATTCCAtttggttgctagggtgttgctaggtggtttcTCTGGTATTTCAAGTGGTTGTTAGGGTGGTGGTAGGCAGTAGCTATGAAAACCCAGGTGGCTGCTAGAGTATTGTTAGGTGGTTGCTGTGGTATTCGAAGTGGTCGCTCGAGTGTTGCTAGTTGGTTGCTATGATACCCTGGgttgttgctaggtggttgctatgatattccatatgatatgatatggttGTTCAGGTGTTGCTACGTAGTTTCTGTGGTATTTCAAACGGTTGTTAGGGTGCTGGTAGGCAGTTGCTATGAAAACCCACCGTGGTTGTTAGGTCGTTGCTGTGGTATTCAAAATGGTCactagggtgttgctaggtggttgctttGATACCCTAGGTGGTTGCGCTGGTATTCCATGTGGTCACTGGGATTTTGCTAGGTGGTATTCAAAGTGGTTGCTCgagtgttgctaggtggttgctatggtattccaTGTAGTCGCTATGCTTTTACTAGGTGGTTGCCAGGGTTTTGCTATATGGTTGCTATGATATTCCAGATGGTTGCTCAGGTGTTGCTACATAGTTTCTGTGCTATTTCAAGTGGTTGTTATGGTGTTGCTTGGTGGTTGCTACTGTAGGGTTTTGCttggtggttgctatggtattccaTGTGGCCACTAGGGTTTTGCTAGGTGGTTGATGTGGTATTCAAAGTGGTTGCTAAGGTGTAGCTAGACAATTGCTATGTAATTTCAGATGGTTGCCAgcatatttatttgttgtgaTCATGTTCCAGGGCGTGGCTGAAGTGGTAGTAGGTATTTCTAATTGTCTCCTGTATATGTGAAGTAACATAGCCTCATATCATCTAATGGCAAGACCGGCAAAACGTTCTCCATGTATTCCTTATGGGGAAAAATGTTGCACGTCAGGTTTAACAGGAAAATATCTGTACATTTTTACTTTATCTTTACTTAATTTTAGATGGAGTTGCTGACTTTATGTCCCTGATTCAGGTGGCATTCCTCCTCACCGCCGCTCTCAGAGCGAGATGCCTGGTTACCAGGATGGCGAGACGGCGGGAGACCCGTTCCCGGAAATGCCGCAGAAATTCGCCACGCTCCCGCGCAACCGCAACCCCTTCGAGTCGGACCAGGGGCAGCTGTGGgacaagaaggagaagaaggagaaggtcAGTTTGCTGGAGCGCGTGACgggaaagaaggaagggaagAAGACGAGCAACGGAGGGCGAGCGGGAAGTTCAGGGGACCTTCGCTCCCCAAATCCTTTCACCACTGAAAGTGATACTAACCCCTTCCTTCCACATCACATGCCCAGGTACAGTGTGCACAATTTTCCTTCAAAACTGTTCTGGATGTCCTCCTCCCACAGATATATAACATAGAAGGTATAAAGTCAAATCCTGACTCACGGCCGTACATGAACACGTCGACAGGCGTTGCGAGTGCTGAGAGATCATAATCAGCCTGAGATCGAGAAGTATGCGACAGCTCTTCCTATGCCTGATTATAATCAGACACCAGAAACCAAAGAAACTGTTATGTCAGGAGTTGAAAAATAAGTTATgttgttgccatgacaacaacCCGAGGAACTTTTTGCGtgaccagttttttttttttctcttttttttttttttttttaaagaaagaaagtgagaacaAGTGAAGAGTCATGAAGAATTGCAATCGTTTCGAATATAGATGCGGTCAGTGACTTTTACTGgcagttaaaataaaaatgatctgaAAGACATTGCGGTCACTAAGCAGACTCTCGACAATATCTTGACGCTATAAAACGGATGCTCAATGAAGGGATTTGTTCTCAAAACCAGAAGTAAGACCATGTTTTACTGAACTCCAGCATCTACGTACATAACGATGTGGTAGAAACTTGGGCTAGTTCTGAAGTTCCCCCGGACCGGAGTCTGGTACGGCGTTCCATCTATGCGGGCTTAGCTTCCGGGAGTCTTCCGAGCCCCTGTAATGATATCTcatagagagatagacaagTCAATTAAGCATTGCACTGCAGGCTAGTCGTACTCGGCAGAGCtccaggtcaaaggtcagtccaaaaaaacaaaaccccattATTCACGACCGATGTACGTCCTTACTGACTGAAATGAACCCGGATGTCAGAACCGCACGTCTTACCATTGAATTGAAATCTGATGTCAGAGGTTCGGATACAATAAAAATTCGTACGTAACGCGTAAAAGTCAGCGATTtgtgagttactgttaccaccccgacGTCGACTATATTCCCAATCGCAGCACGTCCGAAACGTTTTAGCCCTCTTAGAAAATAGCGATTCGCCCACAATAGCAATATTGATTCGTTACCATAACGACAAGCTGTAATATTCAACGGTTTATAGTTCTAGTTAACGTTCTGGAAAGACAGCTTTACCTTTtgaaagcgccgacactggagactcctttccaGAAACGTTAAATACATCCGAGCTATTATCGAAACGGTAACGTATTCGAACGGGCGCGTTAATATCGGTCAGCTGATGATCACCCGCTGAGTACATTCGAATATCGGCGTTTAATTCATTCTTCAAAAACATATTGACGTTTTCGAAATGTCTGAGGATGCCGTATCATCATAAGAACGTTATCAAACGGATGAAATGTATTCGCGTTGTGTTCTAACGCGCTAATTCACAGGATTTTATTCAGAACTTCGTCCCTTTCGAAATCCACTCAGACCTCTAAACCGGTGTCTCTGTTGTGGTCACTGAGCCGAAGTGATTCGCAAGAAATAGAAAGGTAGTTTTATGTAACGGCGTAGGAGGTGAGAAATCGAGAAGCTGCTCTCCATTTCCTGTGTGTGCTTCATGCCTCTTTTCTGTGACAGGTTTATGGCCATACGTACACACGTCTGTTTATCCTGTGTGACAGAAGGCACTTTCACTTGAGTCATTATTaaagtgagagtgtgtgtgtttcttcttgTGCTGTTTTGCAGCGATCAGGGAAGAAAAAACATCAGCAGCGAAGACTTGAGTAAGAAAACCGTTTCCCCGGAGAAAAAACGAGGAAATAAGACCgtaagttttattattattattgttattattattattattattattattattattattatgtcattTTATCAAACTTTgagtaaaagtgtgtgtaaatgagacCCGATGTGTGTAAGTGATGCTCAGAGTTCCATTTGAGGGcaatgttaaatatttcaatacGGCGTTGTAAGGAAACACAAGGGGATGTGCTGTTCTAGCAAAGTAATCAACgacaaagtggattattttctaataacagtgCTTTATTCCACATCGCAGTAAATTGTGAGTTTATTAAATAACTACTTGCACGCTTTATTCATTTATGGTTACGTTTAATGTCACGGAAaacatgttagttcctgttatcacgtgCGTTATAGGAGCTATAAATAGTCGTTCCATCAAcggcctctttttttttttttcctttttcctctctctcgctctctctctgggaAATTATTAAGgctgtattaaaaaaattgtaaaaaatgcTGCAGTTTGTCATAATTACGAAGGAAACATTTTTCAGACATAAAGACGTCAGATTTCTGAACGCATTTCTCATATCGTGTAAATTTCTTAAGTGTCCTCAATCTGTGCGAGTACAATGTACAGCTG includes:
- the LOC108263689 gene encoding rab11 family-interacting protein 2 — protein: MSLGEQSQKWFPTHVQVTVLQAAGLQAKGKNGTNDAYTIIQLGKEKYSTSVAEKTLSPMWKEEASFELPGLLVEGNPEVYELCLIVMHRSLVGMDKFLGQKTVSLNEVFDNKERKKINWYTLDSRPGKKKKERGKIQVSIQFMRNNMTASMFDLSMRDKPRSPFSKLKDKVKGRKHDSDTSSAILPRSAQCDAESQLPQHVSDQKPPHKTSTLEPKPKRSLLPGTQKLSAAHSMSDLVGTNFRPKTDSVNSMEESGGIPPHRRSQSEMPGYQDGETAGDPFPEMPQKFATLPRNRNPFESDQGQLWDKKEKKEKVSLLERVTGKKEGKKTSNGGRAGSSGDLRSPNPFTTESDTNPFLPHHMPSDQGRKNISSEDLSKKTVSPEKKRGNKTEADQLQSSMAAYSTLSFEEVVQELIKQKEVVKKKDAHIRELEDYIDNLLVRVMEETPSILRTPYEPKRKAGKISKK